One Deltaproteobacteria bacterium DNA window includes the following coding sequences:
- a CDS encoding sigma 54-interacting transcriptional regulator gives MASLLQCPIPMDRHAAAPSVPLASPTCVGREQELGQVHAALEEAASGMGALLWVTGPTGVGKSTFLREAERRLRDQGAIVLVGHCHPLAAAFAPVLEALRGLVAHLCETRSAPELATAADELLTNAAGQVPPPTAGPEAVADRWAHFDRIAELLRAASQLRPIALVLHDTESADPSTRQLCRYLARVLTSGIPSSSDAPRVLLLLGSASEADLLDATDQLATPRLRRVTLSGLDEGGLRELLGAEPIARRLHQVTAGVPQRLLALLDRALTADPSALAPPDPPEERAILAALAVIGGPTSAELLRQLADLPAPALAAGLATPIATGRVEKTVVDGELRLAFARAGDRDQTYQSLLESEREALHRAVGRLALTRGAAHLEVAAEHLLRGRSVDAVAAVLAVGPQLILTGAPERAAELYERALPLAHPDEQRDELATRLLALFESMGLLDQAIRLAAACRSERPNDLECSLRLAHLQVAKGDFAPARGALESLLAREARELSPSQRARALGDLANLYGLAGDQSAARAAATKALALCSADAAGLLDPTLTLRVRDTLARIDLDEGDFSRASELLHENLASARAAGLVAEEMRALIELGQLSLRSGDHAGAERLYETARRLGETSGAYRLLGPCLQHLGVLAERRRDYGRALSHYQAAVSVWKKVGHRAYLAWVGLDLCTLYLDLGQLERGEAMLQLVQRLMDDAPPLVTRINLAIARGRFAQLTCRFAEALDRFREAEELASAPGQEERLLRVRLLVAEHHAQLGEWGLVEPALQRLGTPTASQLQIRTVLVRAGLHEQRAEGEAARRAYASALELAEGRGDPELSWHAHYGLARIARRAGRPGEADRWLSSAAALAEKVRDGVPDELRPSFDELPLRLALASERTAPSRPSPAALALRPELVRRPRREARHAEIVGEHPRLLQVLDQIEKAGPTDAMVLIRGESGTGKELVADALHRSSSRADRPLVKVNCGALVEGLLLSELFGHERGAFTGATQRKVGRFELAHSGTIFLDEIGDISPNTQVALLRVLQERSFERVGGTSAIRVDVRIICATNRDLEQMVAAGAFREDLYYRLRGVQLELPALRERREDVPLLATHFLSRIAEERGTRPKRLAASAAALLMEHRWPGNIRELDNVLRSVSLFSEHEELAEDDFADYPDLVRRPPPVPPPSATTSAPAGGDLGLDAYTQIRSKGVSLKEMKRLIEAACIQQALADAEGNITRAAELLGMKRPRLSQLVREHGIPLEKTAAGGLDDVA, from the coding sequence GTGGCCAGTCTCTTGCAGTGTCCCATTCCCATGGATCGCCACGCCGCAGCGCCGTCCGTTCCACTCGCTTCTCCGACGTGCGTCGGCCGAGAGCAGGAGCTCGGCCAGGTGCACGCCGCGCTCGAAGAGGCCGCCTCCGGCATGGGTGCCCTCCTGTGGGTGACCGGCCCGACGGGGGTCGGGAAATCGACCTTCCTCCGCGAGGCCGAGCGTCGCCTTCGCGACCAGGGCGCGATCGTGCTCGTCGGGCACTGCCACCCCCTCGCCGCCGCGTTTGCCCCCGTCCTCGAGGCCCTTCGGGGGCTCGTCGCCCACCTCTGCGAAACCCGATCGGCGCCCGAGCTCGCAACCGCCGCGGATGAGCTCCTCACGAACGCAGCCGGGCAGGTCCCGCCACCCACGGCGGGACCCGAGGCCGTGGCCGATCGCTGGGCGCACTTCGACCGCATCGCCGAGCTGTTGCGCGCCGCCAGCCAGCTACGTCCCATCGCCCTCGTCCTGCACGACACCGAATCGGCCGATCCGTCCACGCGCCAGCTCTGCCGGTACCTCGCCCGGGTATTGACGAGCGGGATCCCCTCCTCCTCCGACGCGCCACGGGTCCTGCTCCTCCTCGGTTCCGCGTCGGAAGCCGACCTGCTCGACGCCACGGACCAGCTAGCCACCCCAAGACTCCGTCGCGTCACCCTGAGCGGCCTCGACGAGGGCGGGCTGCGCGAGCTCCTCGGTGCCGAACCCATCGCTCGGCGCCTGCACCAGGTCACCGCGGGGGTGCCGCAGCGACTCCTCGCGCTGCTCGACCGCGCGCTGACGGCTGACCCTTCCGCCCTGGCTCCGCCGGATCCCCCCGAAGAGCGCGCGATCCTGGCGGCCCTCGCCGTCATCGGCGGTCCCACGAGCGCCGAGCTGCTTCGCCAGCTCGCCGACCTGCCTGCTCCCGCGCTCGCCGCCGGTCTGGCAACGCCGATCGCCACCGGGCGCGTCGAGAAGACGGTGGTCGACGGCGAGCTCCGCCTCGCCTTCGCCCGGGCGGGCGACCGCGATCAGACCTACCAGTCCCTGCTGGAGTCCGAGCGGGAGGCCCTGCATCGAGCGGTCGGGCGTCTCGCGCTCACCCGAGGAGCCGCCCACCTCGAGGTAGCGGCGGAACATCTTCTGCGCGGTCGGTCAGTGGACGCCGTGGCCGCCGTGCTCGCCGTCGGCCCGCAGCTGATTCTGACCGGCGCCCCGGAGCGCGCCGCCGAGCTCTACGAGCGCGCCCTTCCCCTCGCCCACCCCGACGAGCAGCGGGACGAGCTCGCCACGCGCCTGCTCGCGCTGTTCGAGTCCATGGGGCTGCTCGACCAGGCGATCCGTCTGGCCGCGGCGTGCCGGTCCGAGCGTCCGAACGACCTCGAGTGCTCGCTGCGCCTGGCGCATCTTCAGGTCGCCAAGGGGGACTTCGCTCCTGCACGCGGCGCCCTCGAGTCGCTGCTCGCGCGCGAGGCACGGGAGCTCTCCCCGTCGCAGCGGGCTCGCGCCCTGGGCGACCTCGCGAACCTGTACGGCCTCGCGGGGGATCAGAGCGCCGCCCGAGCCGCCGCGACGAAGGCGCTCGCGCTTTGCAGCGCGGACGCCGCCGGCCTGCTCGACCCGACGCTGACGCTGCGCGTGCGCGATACGCTGGCGCGGATCGATCTCGACGAGGGAGATTTCTCGCGCGCAAGCGAGCTCCTGCACGAAAACCTCGCCTCGGCGCGAGCTGCCGGGCTCGTCGCGGAGGAGATGCGGGCCCTCATCGAGCTCGGGCAGCTGTCCCTTCGCAGCGGGGATCACGCGGGGGCCGAGCGGCTCTACGAGACCGCGCGCAGGCTGGGAGAGACGTCGGGCGCGTACCGTCTGCTCGGGCCGTGTCTGCAACACCTCGGCGTCCTGGCCGAGCGCAGGAGGGACTACGGCCGAGCGCTCTCGCACTACCAGGCCGCCGTCTCCGTCTGGAAGAAGGTGGGGCACCGGGCCTACCTCGCGTGGGTCGGTCTCGACCTATGCACGCTCTACCTCGACCTCGGTCAGCTCGAGCGGGGCGAGGCCATGCTGCAGCTCGTCCAGCGGCTCATGGACGACGCGCCGCCGCTGGTCACGCGCATCAACCTCGCCATCGCGCGGGGCCGTTTCGCGCAACTGACCTGCCGCTTCGCCGAGGCTCTCGACCGGTTTCGCGAGGCGGAAGAGCTCGCGTCCGCGCCCGGGCAGGAGGAGCGACTCCTTCGCGTCCGGCTACTCGTCGCTGAGCACCACGCGCAGCTGGGTGAGTGGGGGCTCGTGGAGCCCGCCCTCCAGCGACTGGGCACCCCGACCGCGTCGCAGCTCCAGATTCGCACCGTCCTCGTTCGTGCAGGGCTGCACGAGCAGCGCGCGGAGGGCGAGGCGGCCCGCAGGGCCTACGCCTCGGCGCTGGAGCTGGCCGAAGGTCGCGGGGATCCCGAGCTGAGCTGGCACGCGCACTACGGGCTCGCGCGCATCGCTCGCCGCGCCGGACGTCCGGGCGAGGCGGACCGCTGGCTCTCCTCCGCCGCCGCCCTCGCCGAGAAGGTGCGCGACGGCGTGCCGGACGAGCTGCGTCCGTCCTTCGACGAGCTGCCGCTGCGGCTCGCCCTGGCGTCAGAACGCACGGCTCCCAGCCGCCCCTCTCCGGCAGCGCTGGCCCTCCGGCCGGAGCTCGTGCGTCGCCCCCGCCGTGAAGCGCGGCACGCCGAGATCGTCGGCGAGCATCCACGACTGCTGCAGGTTCTGGATCAGATCGAGAAGGCGGGGCCCACCGACGCCATGGTGCTCATCCGCGGAGAGAGCGGCACGGGAAAGGAACTCGTCGCGGACGCGCTGCATAGAAGCAGCAGCCGCGCGGACCGGCCGCTCGTGAAGGTCAACTGCGGGGCGCTCGTCGAGGGGCTTCTCCTGAGCGAGCTCTTCGGGCACGAGCGAGGCGCCTTCACGGGGGCCACGCAGCGAAAGGTGGGGCGCTTCGAGCTGGCCCACAGCGGGACCATCTTCCTCGACGAGATCGGAGACATCTCTCCCAACACTCAGGTGGCGCTGCTCCGCGTGCTGCAGGAACGTTCCTTCGAACGCGTCGGCGGAACCTCCGCCATCCGGGTGGACGTCCGCATCATCTGCGCCACGAATCGCGATCTGGAGCAGATGGTCGCCGCCGGAGCGTTCCGGGAGGACCTCTACTACCGCCTCCGCGGGGTCCAGCTCGAGCTGCCTGCGCTGAGGGAGCGCCGCGAGGACGTCCCGCTCCTTGCGACGCATTTCCTCTCCCGAATCGCCGAGGAGCGCGGAACGCGTCCGAAGCGGTTGGCGGCCTCTGCGGCCGCGCTGCTGATGGAGCACCGCTGGCCCGGCAACATCCGCGAGCTCGACAACGTGCTCCGATCGGTGTCGCTCTTCTCGGAGCACGAGGAGCTCGCGGAGGACGACTTCGCGGACTACCCAGACCTCGTCCGCCGTCCCCCGCCCGTGCCGCCCCCGAGCGCCACGACTTCAGCGCCCGCGGGCGGAGACCTAGGCCTGGACGCGTACACCCAGATCCGTTCGAAGGGCGTCAGCCTGAAGGAGATGAAACGCCTCATCGAGGCGGCCTGCATCCAGCAGGCGCTCGCGGATGCCGAGGGAAACATCACGCGTGCGGCGGAGCTCCTGGGGATGAAACGCCCTCGCCTCTCCCAGCTCGTTCGCGAACACGGTATCCCGCTCGAGAAGACCGCTGCCGGAGGACTTGACGATGTGGCCTAG
- a CDS encoding VanW family protein yields MLATCALLLCFAGALWAYTSSLGVPRLIPGLRLGSFRVGSVAHEDLDRLIHGVSESWAREPVLLTIGAHELRVTRRELGVRVDAAATRAQLELAGKSGNFLQDLFDRLKARRGELAMAPIPELDPEVARAFFRRLKAAVDRPPVDPRLDLERGLVQEGQGGYRLKLYDALATTENALRHGRSRIPLPVDAVAPKSAAALQGIDIRHVLAEFVTVYSLADKDADRAHNLKVGASKLDGRIIPAGARFSFNEVVGPRTHAEGYRTANVISDGELVDGIAGGSCQLSSTLFAAAFFAGLDLLNSRPHTIPSSYIKMGLDAAVAYPDTDLVLRNPYPFPVVIHFVVNQGKVRVQLRGKGRPWRKIAFRREVKESTPHQEIQRHDPEVPRGVRIIDQVGVPGFVLERQRLFFGASEEPEKIERRALRYPPTSLVVRIGTGPANPRFVPPPPKRPFGDAKPELEIIQ; encoded by the coding sequence GTGCTCGCCACGTGCGCCCTGCTCCTCTGCTTCGCCGGCGCTCTCTGGGCATACACGAGCTCCCTCGGTGTTCCGCGACTCATCCCCGGGCTGCGCCTGGGGTCCTTCCGGGTTGGCTCGGTGGCCCACGAGGATCTGGACCGCCTCATCCACGGGGTGTCGGAATCCTGGGCCCGCGAGCCGGTGCTGCTCACCATCGGGGCGCACGAGCTGCGGGTCACTCGTCGCGAGCTGGGCGTTCGCGTGGACGCGGCCGCGACCCGCGCGCAGCTCGAGCTGGCCGGCAAGTCGGGCAACTTCCTCCAGGACCTCTTCGACCGGCTCAAGGCGCGGCGGGGCGAGCTGGCCATGGCGCCGATCCCGGAGCTCGACCCGGAGGTCGCTCGCGCCTTCTTTCGTCGTCTCAAGGCGGCAGTGGATCGGCCTCCCGTGGATCCTCGGCTGGATCTGGAGCGCGGCCTCGTCCAGGAAGGGCAAGGAGGCTATCGCCTCAAGCTCTACGACGCACTCGCCACGACCGAGAACGCCCTCCGGCACGGCAGGTCCCGAATCCCGCTCCCCGTCGATGCGGTCGCCCCGAAAAGCGCCGCAGCGCTGCAAGGGATCGACATTCGGCACGTCCTGGCCGAGTTCGTCACGGTCTACAGCCTGGCCGACAAGGACGCCGATCGCGCCCACAACTTGAAGGTCGGAGCCAGCAAGCTGGACGGGCGGATCATTCCCGCGGGCGCGAGGTTCTCGTTCAACGAAGTCGTCGGCCCTCGCACCCACGCCGAGGGCTATCGCACGGCCAACGTGATCAGCGACGGAGAACTGGTAGACGGCATCGCCGGCGGTTCGTGCCAGCTCTCGAGCACGCTCTTCGCCGCGGCGTTCTTTGCCGGACTGGATCTCCTGAACTCGAGGCCGCACACCATTCCGAGCTCCTACATCAAGATGGGGCTCGACGCGGCCGTGGCGTATCCGGATACCGACCTCGTCCTGCGCAACCCGTATCCGTTCCCCGTGGTCATCCACTTCGTCGTGAACCAGGGAAAGGTCCGCGTGCAGCTTCGGGGCAAAGGCAGACCGTGGCGCAAGATCGCCTTTCGCCGAGAGGTGAAGGAATCGACCCCGCATCAGGAGATCCAGCGCCACGACCCAGAGGTGCCTCGGGGCGTACGCATCATCGACCAGGTCGGAGTGCCGGGCTTCGTGCTCGAACGTCAGCGGCTCTTTTTCGGAGCGTCGGAGGAGCCCGAAAAGATCGAGCGCCGCGCGCTGCGCTACCCGCCGACGAGCCTGGTGGTCCGCATCGGCACCGGCCCGGCCAACCCCCGTTTCGTGCCCCCTCCGCCGAAACGACCCTTCGGCGACGCCAAGCCCGAGCTCGAGATCATTCAGTAG
- a CDS encoding OmpA family protein, with translation MHTRRWTSLAVAAAAMAVILPATSAPAAPESPPEEQVATTGPAEEAPRPDPAEISPSISGLSGLFRVVSTQIGRPHTFRVGLHTEIFSGKSFLVSGDSNSRFIGSLALNYTPWRLLEFYMGVRSTANSNDRRDPARQDQRVILALGDFGFGGKFQYPVFPAWGIGLNLGVQLMNSVGGVSVEGAATGVTIGLISTVDLGAVTRVPWRFHVNVGYQLDNSGRLSAFPGHSLQSLQVEKFALGINPSRMQLRFGTDVSLRKWTKIGLTPLAELGVDIATTTADADFNQTRFIKPNGPLSTTDIDGRASAWLTLGLRASPLRGLGISLATDLGLLSPGYGYGPPVVPWNLILGLSYSYEPGAATRVVTRERVVVKSQPAADGKVRGRVVNAKSLEPIEGAVVTFPGRDLTGQSTDPDGTFLSYGFTAGKVNVMVRHPDYQPAKLAATVTGANSVAKVEIKLEPAAPKLGKLSGKVTDLKGAGVASSIVLTGPESRTVTSDASGAFAVELKPGAYTAQVTAEGFIRKDAVANVAPAGPATMDVTLSARPKRSQVKLTKSAIVITKNVHFATGTANLMPDSQQLLDEVAEVMQGNPKIRKVEVGGHTDNRGAPKGNEQLSQARADAVRDYLLKAGVAADRLTAKGYGPHQPKAPNITPRNRATNRRVEFKILEQ, from the coding sequence ATGCACACGAGACGATGGACGAGCCTGGCCGTCGCGGCGGCGGCGATGGCGGTGATCCTCCCCGCGACCTCTGCGCCGGCCGCCCCCGAGTCGCCCCCCGAGGAACAGGTCGCGACGACGGGCCCGGCGGAGGAGGCTCCGCGACCGGACCCGGCGGAGATCTCTCCGTCGATCAGCGGCCTCAGCGGCCTCTTCCGCGTCGTGAGCACCCAGATCGGGCGACCGCATACCTTCCGCGTCGGGCTCCACACGGAGATCTTCAGCGGCAAGAGCTTCCTCGTCTCGGGCGACTCCAACTCCCGCTTCATCGGGAGTCTCGCGCTCAACTACACCCCGTGGCGTCTGCTCGAGTTCTACATGGGCGTGCGGAGCACCGCGAACAGCAACGACCGCAGGGATCCGGCGCGACAGGATCAGCGGGTGATCCTTGCCCTCGGGGACTTCGGCTTCGGCGGCAAGTTCCAGTATCCCGTCTTCCCCGCCTGGGGGATCGGCCTCAACCTGGGCGTACAGCTCATGAACTCGGTGGGAGGCGTCTCCGTCGAGGGGGCGGCCACCGGCGTCACGATCGGCCTCATCTCCACCGTGGATCTCGGAGCCGTGACCCGCGTCCCCTGGCGCTTCCACGTCAACGTGGGCTACCAGCTCGACAACTCCGGCAGGCTCTCCGCGTTTCCCGGACATTCTCTGCAGAGCCTGCAAGTCGAGAAATTCGCGCTCGGCATCAACCCGAGCCGCATGCAGCTCCGCTTCGGCACCGACGTGTCGCTGCGCAAGTGGACCAAGATCGGCCTGACGCCCCTGGCCGAGCTTGGCGTGGACATCGCCACGACCACCGCCGACGCCGATTTCAACCAGACCCGTTTCATCAAGCCGAACGGTCCGCTCTCCACGACGGACATCGATGGACGCGCCTCCGCCTGGCTGACCCTCGGCCTGCGCGCGAGCCCTCTACGCGGCCTCGGGATCTCTCTGGCCACGGACCTCGGGCTGCTCAGCCCGGGCTACGGGTACGGTCCGCCCGTCGTCCCCTGGAATCTGATCCTCGGCCTCTCGTACAGCTACGAGCCCGGTGCGGCGACGCGGGTTGTGACGCGCGAGCGGGTGGTCGTGAAGTCCCAGCCGGCAGCCGACGGCAAGGTCCGGGGCCGCGTGGTGAATGCCAAGAGCCTCGAGCCCATCGAGGGCGCGGTCGTGACCTTCCCCGGCCGAGACCTCACGGGGCAGTCCACCGACCCGGACGGCACCTTCCTCTCCTACGGCTTCACGGCCGGCAAGGTGAACGTGATGGTGCGTCACCCGGACTACCAGCCGGCGAAGCTCGCGGCCACCGTGACCGGGGCGAACTCCGTAGCCAAGGTGGAGATCAAGCTCGAGCCGGCAGCACCGAAGCTCGGGAAGCTGTCCGGGAAGGTCACGGACCTGAAGGGCGCGGGCGTCGCCTCGAGCATCGTACTCACGGGGCCCGAGTCGCGTACCGTGACCAGCGACGCGAGCGGGGCCTTCGCCGTCGAGCTCAAGCCCGGGGCCTACACGGCGCAGGTCACCGCCGAGGGCTTCATTCGCAAGGACGCGGTGGCGAACGTCGCGCCCGCCGGCCCCGCCACGATGGACGTCACGCTGAGCGCCCGGCCGAAGCGTTCCCAGGTCAAGCTCACGAAGAGCGCGATCGTGATCACGAAGAACGTGCACTTCGCCACGGGGACCGCCAACCTGATGCCCGATTCGCAACAACTCCTCGATGAGGTCGCGGAGGTGATGCAGGGGAACCCAAAGATCCGGAAGGTCGAGGTCGGCGGGCACACCGACAACCGGGGAGCGCCCAAGGGCAACGAGCAGCTCAGCCAGGCCCGGGCCGACGCGGTTCGCGACTACCTTCTGAAGGCCGGAGTCGCAGCGGATCGTCTGACCGCGAAGGGCTATGGTCCGCACCAGCCGAAGGCGCCAAATATCACGCCGCGGAATCGCGCGACCAACCGCCGCGTTGAGTTCAAGATCCTCGAGCAGTAG